The DNA segment tcataaattataataaaataaaaagtaaacttATACgggattttttttgtcaaacttaTAGGGGAATTTAAATTTCTCTAATCATAATTTGTTCTTTGATCGTCATACTGAATACTTTGATTTTCAGAAAGTAAAAAACCTCACCGGTAAAAAGATATTTTTCTCTCTTGACTTTTCGCTTTGTTATGGGTGGTGTTACCTTTGAGCAGAgtgtttttacctttttatgtCCACGAGATAAAAAGATATATCAAAAGTTCTTATTATATTTCTTACTTTATTAATATCAAGAGTACATGCATGTGGTCAAAGGTACCTTCGAGCAGAGTGTTTTTACTTTTGACCTTTTTATGACCACGAGATAAAAAGAGATATATCAAAAGTTCTTATTATATTTCTTACTTTATTAATAGGATGAGTATAGGCCTAAGAAGGATCGGGTATATAGACAATTTTAAACTATCCAGATCCTTATCCGGCGTATTCATAATTATACTATTTTTATCTGAATCCGAAGTTTTTGGATATACAGATGCCAGATATcttctaaaaattataataccTGGAGAATATCCAGATCCAGATTTAaatccttaaaataaataaataaataatattaatatatagataaaatattaacagtaatttaaactaaaaaatatataataattttgtttatttctatgtataatattataaaatttacataaaatttacatatactattataaaaataaaaatatattaaataaaattagtttttatatatatatattattatttataaaatagttattaataatacTTACGGATCAGGATATCTGGattaaaaaatcaagatatccgAATTCGGATCCGACTTTGACGGATCTAATATTTTACTATTCGGATTTGAATTCGGCACCTCCGGATATCcgtattttcggatcggattGGGATCGAATCTCGGATTGAATTCGGATCTCGGATAAAAGTTCCAAGCCTAGATGAGTACATGCATGCGGTCAAAGGTACCTTCGAGCAGcgtgatgtttttttttttgtcaaagcaGAGTGATGTTAATGTATGCTCTTTTGCATGAAAGGCGATAAGATAATAACTAAAATTcagataatttttaaatataaaactaatagGTCTAGTTTTAAAACGCTGTATAAAGTTTATCTGTAAATTCGACGCTGATGATGTTTTCATTTAGAAACATACTATTTACTTCTAGATCAAATTTCGGTCCAAATTATTACAATATATGTTTATCAAGGGACAAAACAATGCTAGAAACGCTCATCTTAGCACAATAACATCAGTCAACAGAttagtaaacataaaatagCACTCTTATTAtaattctaaatcaaaataagaAGTACATAGCGGACACAgtcttattaattattataatcaACTATCTTAGTAATGCAAGACAAAACAGTTATACTCAACGGTGGCATCTCCTGATTGTTGATCGAACCATTTAGTCCTAAGCTCGACATAACCTCTAGCGAATCGGAAGATCCCACTTCCTCCGACCACCGACATTTTCCTAACCTCAGAAAAAATTGAGTTCCGACCAAGAATCGTGATCGTACTTCCATTATACTTCCCTGTCTTGAAAGCGAAATTCATCGCCACCAagaaacttgtctcatgttgggacGCTCCTGCGTAGAAACCTTGGGCCTGGCCCACCAAAGTAGAGTTAATCGGCACATCAGATGTTAGTGCGTTGTCTATCATTGTGATTGATCCGAAGGAGTGCTTCGCAACATGCTTTTTGATCACGATGGCACTAGGGTTTCGACCGCTTATGATGTCGTGCCAGTATACTCGGAGATGAGTGAGTTTCTCTTTCATGTGGAGGCGCTTCGGGTTCATTGTTCTTGCGAAGTCTCCACGGTCTACGGCGGAGGCAAAGGTTGTGACAAGGAGGATTTGTACGGCGAGGATTAGAATGAGCTTTGACATGTTTGTGATAAGCTGTTTTCTTTTGTAGAGATCTGTGTTTATGTTTTGTTCTCAGTTCTTGTTAACAATGGatgtatatatattgatgaaGTTATGTGCTAAATCTAAAGATTGATGTAGAATTTATTTGTAAATTAAAGTATTTAAA comes from the Brassica rapa cultivar Chiifu-401-42 chromosome A01, CAAS_Brap_v3.01, whole genome shotgun sequence genome and includes:
- the LOC103842691 gene encoding dirigent protein 22, coding for MSKLILILAVQILLVTTFASAVDRGDFARTMNPKRLHMKEKLTHLRVYWHDIISGRNPSAIVIKKHVAKHSFGSITMIDNALTSDVPINSTLVGQAQGFYAGASQHETSFLVAMNFAFKTGKYNGSTITILGRNSIFSEVRKMSVVGGSGIFRFARGYVELRTKWFDQQSGDATVEYNCFVLHY